A stretch of the Deferribacterota bacterium genome encodes the following:
- a CDS encoding dihydrodipicolinate synthase family protein, producing TLFDSNKEIDFSANEKLIDRLIDAKINGILLLGSTGEFPYMDTNEKSSFIERGLKYINKRVPTIVGVSSTILEETYRLIEVAEKNMADALIVIAPYYYTMDERGLYSYFSDIARKTALPIIIYNFPERNNINISPNLIYALALEHKNIIGIKDTVDNISHTRKIILQFKNFNRDFYIFSGLDEYLIPNIIWGGSGGICGLSNIAPKLYVEIVNAFKNKDIDRLVYLQGHLSILLEIFDISNPFTIAIKYALNYVDSTFKHFVKYPNITLDNKKVEQIEKIISNIKEFV from the coding sequence ACACTTTTTGATAGTAATAAAGAAATTGATTTTAGTGCAAATGAAAAACTTATTGATAGGTTAATTGATGCAAAAATAAATGGTATTCTACTCTTAGGTAGTACAGGTGAGTTTCCTTATATGGATACTAATGAAAAATCTTCATTTATAGAGAGGGGACTTAAATATATTAATAAACGTGTCCCTACAATTGTTGGGGTATCAAGTACTATCTTGGAAGAGACCTATAGATTAATTGAGGTAGCCGAAAAAAATATGGCTGATGCCTTAATAGTTATTGCCCCCTACTATTATACAATGGATGAAAGAGGGCTTTATAGTTATTTTTCTGATATTGCAAGAAAGACGGCTCTACCTATTATTATATATAATTTTCCTGAGAGAAATAATATAAATATATCACCTAATCTTATTTATGCTTTAGCATTAGAACATAAAAATATTATTGGCATTAAAGATACAGTTGACAATATAAGTCATACTAGAAAAATAATTCTACAATTCAAAAATTTTAATAGAGATTTTTATATTTTTTCTGGATTAGATGAATATCTTATTCCTAATATTATCTGGGGGGGCAGTGGTGGTATATGCGGCCTATCAAATATAGCCCCAAAATTATATGTTGAGATTGTTAATGCATTTAAAAATAAAGATATAGATAGATTAGTATATTTGCAAGGTCATTTATCTATATTACTTGAAATCTTTGATATTTCAAATCCTTTTACTATTGCCATCAAATATGCCTTAAATTATGTTGATTCTACTTTTAAGCATTTTGTCAAATATCCAAATATCACTTTGGATAATAAAAAAGTTGAACAAATAGAAAAAATCATTAGTAATATTAAAGAATTTGTTTAA